The Streptomyces nigra genome includes the window ACGCCGTGATCCTCGACGGGAAGCACGACTACCTCGGCAACCCCTGGCGCGTCCGTACGGTGATCAAGGGCGACCAGTCGTGCGTGGCGGTGGCCGCGGCCTCGGTGATCGCCAAGGTTCAGCGCGACAAAATGATGGCCGAACTGGGTGTCGACCATGCAGACTTCGGTTTTGCGGACAACGCCGGGTATCCGTCGCCCGTCCACAAGGCCGCACTGGCGGAGCGGGGCCCCACCCCGTACCACCGGTTGTCGTGGGCGTATCTTGATGCGCTGCCCCAGTGGCGGCACCTCAAGAAGGTCCGCACATGGGTGGAGGAAAGCGTTCCGGCGATCGAGGGCCAGCTCGGCTTCGATTTCTGACGTTTCCGCTCGCACTTGTGTGCCACCCGCCGGCGCCAGCCGGACCAGCGTTTGATAAAAATCAGCTCATGCCTCTCATTCCCGAGGAGCCTCAGATTCACGAGAGTGCCCAGGGTCCCCGCCCCACTCCGGCCAGTGGCCGTACCGCGCCGACCCCCCGCCCCGTTCCCGGCCCCCGCCCCGCGGCACCGCCGCGTCCCGGCCGCCCCGGGCCCCTGCGGCCCACGCCGCCGGCGCAGCGCACCCCGCGTGACGTGGCCGCCGCCAAGCCCGAGCCGTCGGCTCCCGCCGCTCCTGCTGCCGCTCCGGCCGCCCCGCAGATCCAGCTGATCCCGGCCTCGCCCGAGGGTGCGCTGGACGCCGCCGAGGAGGCCGTCGACCTGCTCCTCGACTCGGGGCGCGCCCCCGGCGAGGTGCTGGTGATCACGACCGGCGAGCAGCACCCGTGGGCCACCCACGAGCTGTCCTTCGGCGAGACGTCCTACTGGGCGCAGCACGACGCGAAGGACGACGTGTTCTACGCCGACGCCTCCGCCGCCGGCCGTGCCGGTGCGCGTCAGGTGGTCGTGGTGGCGCTGAACGGCGGATCCGACGAGGTGGCCGCCGCGACGCTGCCGTTGGCGCTCGGCCGTGCCGGTGCCCTGCTGATCGTCTGCGGCGACCCGCAGCGCATCAACTCGGTGCTGGGCGCGGGGGTCTGAGCCGTACTCGGCTCAGCCGTCGGGTCCGGAACGCCGGTGCCTGAGCCGTCCTCGGCTCACCTCGGCGGTCGGAGTGCGGCTCCCCTCGCCGGTCGTGCGGCGTGGCCGCGGAGGGCAGGGCAGACCTGGGCTCGGTGCCGCGTACGTACGAGGGTGCCCGGCAGGCGTCGTGCGCGGGCCTTCACGCGTCACCGAGGGGTTCGATCGGCCGGCCGTGCGCCCGGTGGTGGCGGGAGCCACGCACCGGGATCTCGGCTGTGTCAACGGGCCGCCGCGCGGCGCATGACCTCCGACGCCGCGCCGCCGGTGCGCGGCATCGGCAGCGGGGCCTCGGACGTGGCGAACGGCTCCGGGGTCGATTCGCTGTTCGGGCGACGGCCGCCACGGCCCTCCCCGAGGACCTGCCAGCCGTCACGGGTCAGCGTGATGTACGCGCCGCAGCGCAGGCCGTGCAGCGTGCAGGCGTCCCGCAGCCCCCACATCCAGGCGCCGTCCTCCTCCGTCCAACGGCCGTCGCCGTCGCGGCAGTACAGCAGGACCGCGGTCCGCACCGGGGTGCGGCGCCGCAGGTCGTGCGGGATCACGCGACGGAGCTGGGAGAGCAGGGCGTTGCGGAACATCCACCCGTCGGCGGGTGCCGGCCGGCGGACGAACGACGCGCTCGCCCGCAGCCGTTCGTCCGGATCGAGGACGGCCACGATCGCGGTCGACGGCTTGGGACGATGCCGGGAGTGGAGTCCGCTGACGACCTCGCGCGGATTGCGCAGCAGCGGGATGCCCGCGGCAGCCCATTCGGCGGGTTCGAGCATGCGGGCCAGAGGGTTGGCGGTTGCGGCGGACAGGTCGGCTGACGTCGACGTGGATGCCGCGGAGGACGGAGCGAATCCGAAGGTCACGGTCCTCCCTTCGGCTACGCGCCCACACTGAGGGCGAGGTCGGATTCGGGGGAGCGCGCACCGCAGCAGAGCCCTACCGGACCACGGACGAGCCGTGCGGGGAGCGGACTTCAATTCTTCCTGGCGAACCTGCTTGCGGCAACGAGCAATTGGCGTCGCCGACCGATATCGGGTGGTGCGAGGGTTATATCCCTACCCGGAAATTCCGTCCGCGACGCATCGTCGGACGTGCGGTGGTCACACGCAGTGATCGGACACGACCTCCAGAACCGCACGTGAGAGGGCTGTCACCTGCTGTGAGTGGCTGACCTACCCGGTCATCGGGTTGCATGGAGACATGGACGACCGTGAGCTGAACGCCGAAGCCGATGCCATCCTCGCCGAGCTCGTCGGCACCCCCGGGGCGCGACTGCGGGAGGACCAGTGGCAGGCGGTGGCGGCGCTGGTGCGCGAGCGCCGGCGGGCCCTGGTGGTCCAGCGGACCGGCTGGGGGAAGTCGGCGGTGTACTTCGTCGCGACCGCGCTGCTGCGACGGCGGGGCGCGGGACCGACGGTGATCGTGTCGCCGCTGCTCGCGCTGATGCGCAACCAGGTCGAGTCGGCGGCACGGGCCGGCATCCGCGCCCGCACCATCAACTCGGCCAACCCCGAGGAGTGGGAGACCATCCACGGCGAGATCGAACGCGGTGAGACCGACGTGCTCCTCGTCAGCCCCGAGCGCCTCAACTCCGTCGACTTCCGCGACCAGATGCTGCCCAAGCTGGCGGCCACCACCGGTCTGCTCGTCGTCGACGAGGCGCACTGCATCTCCGACTGGGGCCACGACTTCCGCCCGGACTACCGCCGGTTGCGCGCCATGCTCGCCGAACTGTCGCCCGGCGTCCCCGTGCTGGCCACGACGGCGACGGCCAACGCGCGCGTGACGGCCGATGTGGCCGAGCAGCTGGGCACCGGCGCCGGAGAGGCCCTGGTGCTGCGTGGACCGCTGGAGCGGGAGAGCCTGCGGCTGGGCGTGGTCCGGCTGCCGGACGCCGCGCACCGCCTCGGGTGGCTCGCGGAGCACCTGGAGGAGCTGCAGGGCTCGGGCATCATCTACACGCTGACGGTCGCCGCCGCCGAGGAGGCCACCGCGTTCCTGCGGCAGCGGGGCTTCCCCGTCGCGTCCTACACGGGCCGCACGGAGAACGCCGACCGGCTGCAGGCGGAGAACGACCTGCTGGCGAACCGGGTCAAGGCGCTGGTGGCGACCTCCGCCCTCGGTATGGGCTTCGACAAGCCGGACCTGGGCTTCGTCGTGCACCTCGGCTCGCCCTCCTCGCCGATCGCCTACTACCAGCAGGTCGGACGGGCCGGACGCGGCGTCGAGCACGCCGACGTGCTGCTCCTGCCGGGCCAGGAGGACGAGGCGATCTGGCGCTACTTCGCCGACACGGCCTTCCCGCCCGAGTCGCAGGTCCGCCAGACCCTCGCCGCGCTCGCGGACGCGGGACGTCCGCTGTCCGTGCCCGCCCTGGAGGCGTCGGTGGACCTGCGCCGCAGCAGGCTGGAGACGATGCTGAAGGTGCTGGACGTCGACGGCGCGGTCAAGCGGGTCAAGGGCGGCTGGACGGCGACGGGCGCCGAGTGGGTGTACGACGCCGAGCGCTACGCGCGCGTGGCGCGTCAGCGGGCGGCCGAGCAGCAGGCGATGCGCGACTACGTCGGTACGACCCAGTGCCGGATGGAGTTCCTGCGCCGGCAGCTCGACGACGAGGGGGCCGCCCCCTGCGGCCGCTGCGACAACTGCGCCGGCGCCTGGGCCGACGCGTCCGTGTCGTCGGAGACGCTGACCGGCGCGGCCAAGGAACTGGACCGCCCCGGCGTGGAGATCGAACCGCGCCGGATGTGGCCCACCGGGATGCCCGCGCTGGGCATCGAGCTCAAGGGCCGCATCCCGGCGGGTGAGCAGTGCTCCACGGGGCGCGCCCTGGGACGGCTCTCGGACATCGGCTGGGGCAACCGGCTGCGCCCCCTGCTCGCCGAGAACGCGCCCGACGGGCCCGTCCCCGACGACGTGCTGAAGGCCGTGGTGGCCGTCCTCGCCGACTGGGCGCGCTCCCCGGGCGGCTGGGCGCCGGACGTCCCCGACGCCGTGCAACGGCCCGTGGGCGTGGTCGCCGTCCCCTCGCTGACCCGCCCCGAGCTGGTGGGCTCCCTCGCGCGCGGGGTCGCGTCCATCGGCCGCATGCCGTTCCTGGGCGCGCTGACGTACGTCGCGGAGGACGGCGCGCACGCGGCCCGGCGCAGCAACTCCGCCCAGCGTCTGAAGGGGCTGTCCCAGGCGTTCACCGTCTCCGCGGAACTGGCCGACGCGCTGGCGGCCACGCCCGGCCCCGTGCTGCTGGTGGACGACTGCACGGACACCGGCTGGACGCTCGCCGTCGCCGCCCGGCTGCTGCGCAGGTCGGGGAGCGGGGAGGTGCTGCCGCTGGTGCTGGCGGCGACGGGGTGATGCGGGGGGCGTCGGTGGTCGAGGGGGCGCACGTGGGTGGGGACGAGGGCGTGGACGTGGGTGGTTGTCGTGTCCCTGGTCGGACTTATCCACAGGCCCAAGCGGAGTTCTGAGTTCCGCGAGATCGTCGGCGCATGACGAACCACAGCGGAACGACTGGATCTCCCGGATCTCCCGACAACGACGACCCCGTGGGCGGCGAGCGGCGGCGCGCCCGGCGGGCCACCGACCTCGACCGCGTCCCGGCGGTGCAGGAGCGCCCCCTGCCCGAGCACCAGGTCACCCTCCGCACCCCGGAGGAGCTGGCCGACGCCCTGCCGTATCTGCTGGGGTACCGCCCGGAGGACAGCATCGTGCTGGTCGCGCTGCACGACGCGGACGGCCGGGGACGGTTCGGCGGCCGGGCGCGGCTCGGCATTCCGGCGACCGCCGACGACTGGGACTCCGCCGCCGGGCAGCTCGCCCACGGCCTCGTGACGGGCAGCGAGCGCAGGGGCGCCAAGCCGGAGCAGATGGTCGCCTTCCTCTGCCGGGAACCGGCGAAGGGCGAGACCGGCCGGCAGGTCATGGAGCGGCTCCGCCCGCTCGCCCAGAAGATCCGCCTGGCCTGCGGCAGCCTGGACGTCCCCGTCGTCGAGGCCCTGTGCATCTCGGACGGCCGCTTCTGGTCGTACTGCTGCGACCGCGGCGAATGCTGCCCGCCCGAAGGTCGGCCCATGGGCCTCCCGGGTACGTCCGTCCTGGCGGCGGCGGCCGCCTACGCGGGAGTCCAGGTGCGCGGCACCCTCCGTCAGCTGAGGGCGCGGCTGCAGCCCTTGGAGACCGGGGCGGCGCTGGAGCAGGAGGTCGCCCTCGACACCGTCGGCATGGAACTGGTCCCTCGGGTCCTCGACGAATCGACACGGGCGGGCGTCGCGGCGGAGACGCTGGAACTCGCCGAGCGGATGCTGCGCCGGTTCGCCGAGTCCCCGGTCATGTCCGAAGCGCTCCTCTCGGACCTGCGCGACGACGAACTGCTCGGACACGACGAGGCCGCGCGACTGATTCTGGGCCTCCAGGACCGTGCGACCCGTGACCGGGTGGCCGAGTGGATGGAGGACGGCGAGGCCCCTCCCGCCCTCCGCATGTGGCGCGCGTTGTCCCGCCGGTGCGTCCGGCCGTACCACGAGCACGCGGCGGCGCCCCTGACGCTGGCGGGCTGGGTGGCCTGGTCCAGCGGCGACGAACTGGAGGCCCGGGAAGCCTTCGCCATGGCCCTCGCGGCGGACCCCGACTATCTCTTCGCCCGCCTGCTGCACCAGGCCTGCAACGAGGGACTCGACCCGGAGTCGATCCGCCGCTGCCTGCGAGCGGAACGCACGGGGCGGCAGCGGAAGATCGCCGAAGCGCCGGGAACGGTGGACGCAGCGCCGGAGGAGGGCCTCCTGACCGGGCACCACCCCTCGGCGGCCGCCCCGGAGGGCTCGCACTCGGCGGCCAAGACCCCCGTACGCGAGCGCCGGCCCAAGATCCCCCGCCCGCGTACGTCCGCCGGCACGCACCCCGGCCCCGCACGACCGGGTACCACCGCTTCCCGTGCCACCAAGAGGACGGCTGACCGCCGCACACCGAGGAAGCGTCCGGAAGGCCGGACCACCGCCGGCCCGGACGGCGGGTGCGACGGGACCGAACGTACGGCGATGTGACCGACCGGATCGAGGACGTTCGAGGCCACCGGACCGACGGTTCCCCGGACCGCCCACCCCGGATGATCCCCACCCACAGAAGGGAGTGTTTATCGTCAGGCAGACGACTATGATCGCCGCATGCCCTACGACCCGTCAGCCTTTCCGCCCTTCGCCGTCACCGTGGACCTGGTCGTGCTGACCGTGCGCCGTCACGCCTTGTGTGCGCTGGCGATCCGCAGGGGTGAGCCCCCGTTCCAGGGGCGCTGGGCGCTCCCGGGCGGGTTCGTGCGGGCCGACGAGGACCTGGCGCAGGCGGCGGCGCGCGAGTTGGCCGAGGAGACCGGACTGCGGGCGCACGACCCGGGCGCCCCGGCCCAGGACTACGGCGCTCACCTGGAGCAGCTCGCGACCTACGGCGACCCGGACCGGGACCCCCGGATGCGGGTGGTCAGCGTCGCCCACCTGGCGCTCGCCCCCGACCTGCCCGCGCCCAAGGCGGGCGGCGACGCGAGCAACGCACGATGGGCACCGGTCGACGAACTGCTGCAGCAGGGCGGTTACGGCCGGGACGGCGAGCCCGTCGCGCCGCTCGCCTTCGATCACGCGCAGATCCTCTCCGACGGAGTGGAGCGCGCCCGGTCGAAGATCGAGTACTCGTCGCTGGCCACGGCGTTCTGCCCCGCCGAGTTCACCGTGGGCGAGCTGCGACGCGTGTACGAGGCGGTGTGGGGCGTGGCGCTCGACCCGCGCAACTTCCATCGCAAGGTGACGGGCACGCCGGGGTTCCTCGTCCCGACCGGCGGCACCACCACCCGCCAGGGCGGGCGCCCGGCCCAGCTGTTCCGGGCCGGCGGAGCGACGCTGCTCAACCCCCCGATGCTGCGCCCCGAGGTCTGACCCGCGGCCTGCATGACGCCCGGCACTACGCCATGCGCGGTGGCCCGTACCACGCTCCGCACGGCGGTCCACGCCAGACCCCGTACCACGCCCCGCACGGCGGCCCGCACCACGCCCCGCACGGCGGCCCGCACGGCGACCGCCGCACGCCCCGCCCGGCGACCCACTACACGACGCCCCGTTCGGCGTCCGTGCAGCGGGCCTTGCCCTACCCGAAAAAACGGACATAGCGCGCTATCTTGCTGCGGGTGATCCAGGCCATCGGATTGACCAGCGACCCTCGCAAGGACCTTCCCCCCGCCGCCGACGACGTGTCGTTCGAGGCGCGCGCGGGGCACGTCACCGCGTTGCTCGGGGGGCCGGGTGCGGGCAAGACCACGGTGCTCAGACTCATGCTCGAACTCCAACGGGGCCGTGGTGTCACCTACTTCAGGGGCCGCCCCCTCCACCGCATCGCCCATCCCTCACGGGAGGTGGGCGTACTCCTCGGGGACGTGCCCGGTCATCCGGCCCGCACGGTCCGCGGTCATCTGCGCATGCTCTGCGCGGCGGCCGGTGTCCCCGCCCGGCGCGCCGACGAGGTGCTGGAGGGCGTCGGCCTGGTCAGCCTGCGCGACGAACGGCTCTCCACGCTCTCGCGCGGCATGGACCGCCGTCTCGGGCTGGCCTGCGCCCTGCTGACCGACCCGCACACCCTTGTGCTCGACGACCCCACCAGCGGGCTCTCGACACGGGAGAAGCGCTGGATGCACGGCATGCTGCGCGCGCACGTCGCCCACGGCGGCACCGTCCTGCTCACCACGCCGGACCCCAAGGAGGCCGCGCGCACCGCCGACCAGGTCGTCACCCTGGAGCGAGGACGCGTCGTCGCCGACCAGGAGGCGGCCGACTTCGCCCGCACCCGGCTGCGTCCCCGGGTCGCCGTCCGCACCCCCCACGCCCCCCGTCTCGCCACCCTGCTCACCAAGGAGGCCCGCGCCACGCACCGCTCGGTCGAGGTCGTGCGCGAGAGCGGCAACCGGCTGTCGGTGTACGGCAGTACATGCGCCGACGTGGGGGAGACGGCGTTCCGCAACGGCATCCCGGTCCATCAACTCGCCGACGAGGTGGGGGACATGGGGCCTAGGGCGTCGACCACGGCCGACCGGTCCGCCGGCGAGGCCCGGGCCGACGTGGCACCGCAGCGCAAGGCAGCCGCATCGCGGTCCGAGGGGTCCCGCGAGCAGGCGGCGACACGTGCCCGCAGCGGCGGCCCGACCCGCGCCACCGGCACCGCGACCTCCTCCGCGACGGAGTCCGCAACGTCGTCCACCGCGTCCGCCCCGGTGCGCAAGCGGCGTCAGCGGTCCGTCACGGCTCCGGACACCGAGGCGCGCACCCCGCAGGCACGCTCGGGCGACCGGCAGCGCACCGAGCCGGAGGCCGAGGCGTCCGACACCGCACCCCGTCGGCGGGCCGCCGAGGCCGCTGCCGCCGAGCTCGACGCGCTGCCCGAGCTCCC containing:
- a CDS encoding DUF4192 domain-containing protein is translated as MTNHSGTTGSPGSPDNDDPVGGERRRARRATDLDRVPAVQERPLPEHQVTLRTPEELADALPYLLGYRPEDSIVLVALHDADGRGRFGGRARLGIPATADDWDSAAGQLAHGLVTGSERRGAKPEQMVAFLCREPAKGETGRQVMERLRPLAQKIRLACGSLDVPVVEALCISDGRFWSYCCDRGECCPPEGRPMGLPGTSVLAAAAAYAGVQVRGTLRQLRARLQPLETGAALEQEVALDTVGMELVPRVLDESTRAGVAAETLELAERMLRRFAESPVMSEALLSDLRDDELLGHDEAARLILGLQDRATRDRVAEWMEDGEAPPALRMWRALSRRCVRPYHEHAAAPLTLAGWVAWSSGDELEAREAFAMALAADPDYLFARLLHQACNEGLDPESIRRCLRAERTGRQRKIAEAPGTVDAAPEEGLLTGHHPSAAAPEGSHSAAKTPVRERRPKIPRPRTSAGTHPGPARPGTTASRATKRTADRRTPRKRPEGRTTAGPDGGCDGTERTAM
- a CDS encoding ATP-binding cassette domain-containing protein, with the protein product MIQAIGLTSDPRKDLPPAADDVSFEARAGHVTALLGGPGAGKTTVLRLMLELQRGRGVTYFRGRPLHRIAHPSREVGVLLGDVPGHPARTVRGHLRMLCAAAGVPARRADEVLEGVGLVSLRDERLSTLSRGMDRRLGLACALLTDPHTLVLDDPTSGLSTREKRWMHGMLRAHVAHGGTVLLTTPDPKEAARTADQVVTLERGRVVADQEAADFARTRLRPRVAVRTPHAPRLATLLTKEARATHRSVEVVRESGNRLSVYGSTCADVGETAFRNGIPVHQLADEVGDMGPRASTTADRSAGEARADVAPQRKAAASRSEGSREQAATRARSGGPTRATGTATSSATESATSSTASAPVRKRRQRSVTAPDTEARTPQARSGDRQRTEPEAEASDTAPRRRAAEAAAAELDALPELPPPISVRPAPSPLRPLRYELRRAAGVGTGFVTCGAVLLVSAVTAVLLARVGHTPRPRLMAGWPQQLPLPPAALGAGLLGALAFGDEFRHPALAADRGTVPRRLGLLAAKLLVTTATALLLAVLTLGCDIEMLYLVYGRELAEVPSDWLSLTASWFGLVVGCAWAGVLAAGLFRSTTAGLAAVVAVPVAVVPVVQKIVEGPSVRTAAGFPLRIRELLLNQWPFGGERYVEAAARLIAQPVGGALTLSLAALLGAFLFTTLRGKVR
- a CDS encoding ribonuclease HII; its protein translation is MPYEPPTHTVERSLRATTGAKIIAGVDEVGRGAWAGPVTVCAAITGLRRPPEGLTDSKLLTVKRRNELAETLRTWVTSYALGHASPEEIDERGMTAALRLAAVRALEGLPVRPDAVILDGKHDYLGNPWRVRTVIKGDQSCVAVAAASVIAKVQRDKMMAELGVDHADFGFADNAGYPSPVHKAALAERGPTPYHRLSWAYLDALPQWRHLKKVRTWVEESVPAIEGQLGFDF
- a CDS encoding RecQ family ATP-dependent DNA helicase encodes the protein MDDRELNAEADAILAELVGTPGARLREDQWQAVAALVRERRRALVVQRTGWGKSAVYFVATALLRRRGAGPTVIVSPLLALMRNQVESAARAGIRARTINSANPEEWETIHGEIERGETDVLLVSPERLNSVDFRDQMLPKLAATTGLLVVDEAHCISDWGHDFRPDYRRLRAMLAELSPGVPVLATTATANARVTADVAEQLGTGAGEALVLRGPLERESLRLGVVRLPDAAHRLGWLAEHLEELQGSGIIYTLTVAAAEEATAFLRQRGFPVASYTGRTENADRLQAENDLLANRVKALVATSALGMGFDKPDLGFVVHLGSPSSPIAYYQQVGRAGRGVEHADVLLLPGQEDEAIWRYFADTAFPPESQVRQTLAALADAGRPLSVPALEASVDLRRSRLETMLKVLDVDGAVKRVKGGWTATGAEWVYDAERYARVARQRAAEQQAMRDYVGTTQCRMEFLRRQLDDEGAAPCGRCDNCAGAWADASVSSETLTGAAKELDRPGVEIEPRRMWPTGMPALGIELKGRIPAGEQCSTGRALGRLSDIGWGNRLRPLLAENAPDGPVPDDVLKAVVAVLADWARSPGGWAPDVPDAVQRPVGVVAVPSLTRPELVGSLARGVASIGRMPFLGALTYVAEDGAHAARRSNSAQRLKGLSQAFTVSAELADALAATPGPVLLVDDCTDTGWTLAVAARLLRRSGSGEVLPLVLAATG
- a CDS encoding NUDIX hydrolase, whose product is MPYDPSAFPPFAVTVDLVVLTVRRHALCALAIRRGEPPFQGRWALPGGFVRADEDLAQAAARELAEETGLRAHDPGAPAQDYGAHLEQLATYGDPDRDPRMRVVSVAHLALAPDLPAPKAGGDASNARWAPVDELLQQGGYGRDGEPVAPLAFDHAQILSDGVERARSKIEYSSLATAFCPAEFTVGELRRVYEAVWGVALDPRNFHRKVTGTPGFLVPTGGTTTRQGGRPAQLFRAGGATLLNPPMLRPEV